Proteins found in one bacterium genomic segment:
- a CDS encoding thiamine pyrophosphate-dependent enzyme: MQKVFERPKGLTDTEFTYCAGCLHSTIHRLIAEIMEEMDIIHQTVGVCPVGCAVFMYEYMACDIIEASHGRAPSVATGVKRMLPDRLVFSYQGDGDLASIGTAEIVHAAGRGENISVIFINNTTYGMTGGQMAPTTLIGQKTTTCPSGRDPHVNGYPIRVCEMLATLDGPSYIERVAPTSPAGMSKTKKAIKHAFQNQIDGKGFSLVEVLSNCPTNWRMTPIDSFKWIDEKMSEFFPVGVFVDR; encoded by the coding sequence GTGCAAAAAGTATTTGAAAGACCCAAAGGACTTACTGACACTGAGTTTACATACTGCGCGGGATGTCTTCACAGCACCATCCACAGGCTGATAGCTGAGATCATGGAGGAGATGGATATCATTCATCAGACTGTCGGGGTCTGCCCGGTAGGCTGCGCAGTGTTCATGTATGAATATATGGCCTGCGACATTATCGAGGCATCTCACGGCAGAGCGCCGTCTGTTGCGACGGGTGTCAAGCGTATGCTGCCGGACAGGCTAGTCTTCTCATATCAGGGTGACGGTGACCTGGCCTCCATAGGCACCGCGGAGATCGTCCATGCGGCAGGCAGAGGCGAAAATATATCAGTCATCTTCATCAACAACACCACCTACGGCATGACCGGCGGCCAGATGGCTCCGACCACTCTGATCGGCCAGAAGACGACCACATGTCCATCCGGCAGAGACCCGCATGTGAACGGTTACCCAATACGAGTGTGTGAGATGCTGGCGACCCTGGATGGCCCGTCTTATATCGAAAGAGTGGCGCCTACAAGCCCGGCAGGCATGAGTAAGACGAAAAAAGCGATCAAACATGCATTTCAGAATCAGATCGATGGAAAAGGGTTCTCGCTGGTGGAAGTGCTCAGCAACTGCCCCACCAACTGGAGAATGACCCCTATCGATTCGTTCAAGTGGATAGACGAAAAAATGAGCGAGTTCTTTCCCGTCGGAGTATTTGTAGATAGGTAA